A portion of the Meriones unguiculatus strain TT.TT164.6M chromosome 14, Bangor_MerUng_6.1, whole genome shotgun sequence genome contains these proteins:
- the Ramac gene encoding RNA guanine-N7 methyltransferase activating subunit — protein MSETSEVIPNFEEMFASRFTQDDKEYQEYLKRPPESPPIVEEWNSRAGGHQRNRGNWLQDNRQFRGRDNRRGWPGDSRWNQWHGRSWGNNYPQQRPEPYYQQQCGQYGHNQRPPYGYY, from the exons ATGAGTGAAACTTCTGAAGTGATTCCAAATTTTGAAGAAATGTTTGCAAGCAGATTCACACAAGATGACAAAGAGTACCAGGAATACTTGAAACGTCCTCCTGAATCCCCTCCAATTGTTGAGGAATGGAATAGCAGAGCTGGTGGtcaccaaagaaatagaggcaactG gCTGCAAGACAACAGACAGTTTAGAGGTAGGGATAACAGACGGGGATGGCCAGGTGACAGTCGGTGGAATCAGTGGCATGGACGATCATGGGGTAACAACTACCCACAGCAGAGACCAGAGCCTTACTATCAACAGCAGTGCGGACAGTATGGCCACAACCAGCGGCCTCCATACGGTTACTACTGA